From Mobula birostris isolate sMobBir1 chromosome 22, sMobBir1.hap1, whole genome shotgun sequence, the proteins below share one genomic window:
- the LOC140186153 gene encoding torsin-1A-like — protein sequence MELRRWKLGLWFFCCPFVPGVLCWEVTFPFRSMYCKVSDSCVCAFQAKLDSLELDLCRHVYGQHVAREVIVGAIKKFTENQAPLKPLVLSFHGWSGTGKSYVTSLLMRNLYRKGMKSIYVHQFVPTLHFPHAGQLHLYKEQLKTWIAGNLSDCSRSVFIFDEMDKMHPGLIDAIKPFLGNSHVMYGTNYRKAIFIFISNAGGEQINQMVLEFWKNGKDREEIQLEDLESNISSAVFNNKNSGFWNSDIINEELVDYFVPFLPLKQKHVKECVKSEMISRGIEPRKEIIAEVVNSMNFFPEDEKLFSQTGCKTVSTKLDFSL from the exons ATGGAGCTGAGGAGGTGGAAGTTGGGGCTTTGGTTCTTTTGTTGCCCCTTCGTTCCCGGTGTTCTGTGCTGGGAGGTGACCTTCCCTTTCCGATCGATGTACTGTAAAGTCTCGGACTCCTGCGTCTGCGCCTTCCAGGCTAAACTGGATA GTCTGGAACTTGATCTGTGCCGTCACGTGTACGGGCAGCATGTAGCCCGAGAGGTGATTGTTGGCGCCATTAAGAAGTTTACAGAAAACCAGGCACCACTGAAGCCGCTTGTGTTGTCATTCCATGGCTGGTCGGGGACTGGGAAAAGCTACGTCACCTCATTGTTGATGAGGAATTTGTACCGGAAAGGAATGAAAAGTATCTACGTGCACCAGTTTGTGCCCACCTTACACTTTCCCCATGCTGGCCAGCTCCATTTGTACAAG GAGCAGCTGAAGACTTGGATCGCCGGTAACCTGAGCGACTGCAGCAGATCAGTGTTTATCTTTGATGAAATGGATAAAATGCATCCTGGTCTAATCGATGCGATCAAACCTTTCTTGGGAAACTCACACGTTATGTATGGAACAAATTATCGGAAggcaatatttatttttataag CAATGCAGGAGGCGAGCAGATCAATCAGATGGTGCTGGAATTTTGGAAGAATGGCAAAGACCGGGAAGAAATTCAGCTGGAAGATCTAGAGTCCAACATCTCCAGTGCTGTTTTCAATAACAAAAACA GTGGGTTCTGGAATTCCGACATCATAAACGAAGAGCTAGTCGATTATTTTGTGCCATTTCTGCCCCTGAAGCAGAAACATGTGAAGGAGTGCGTGAAGAGCGAGATGATTTCCAGGGGGATCGAGCCTAGAAAAGAGATCATCGCAGAAGTGGTGAACTCCATGAACTTCTTCCCAGAGGACGAGAAACTGTTTTCTCAAACTGGCTGCAAGACTGTATCTACCAAGCTGGACTTCAGCTTATAA